From the genome of Hyalangium ruber, one region includes:
- a CDS encoding GldG family protein: protein MKTSHLGKILGAFGLLLLLSSPATLFFTSGSLVLTATKAVLGLALLAAYFATNFKQFGQFASRRSSFFFGTTVLLAVVTLCGLLTVNYIAFKKNKSWDLTKQKIFTLAPQTSATLTGLKDKVRAIGFLPASHPGYDTLEQLFQRYAAEAPEKFEYSFKDPRRNPDLAAKYQLKEGQATVVLVRGEGANEAHTTLGIISEQELTNALIKLSSVGSQKVYFLSGHGEWPLEQEAGTPKDPGASLSEFRKQLLQEGYTSEELNLAGKKEVPRDAALLILAGAKTPYTAPEAEALGTYLASGGRMLYFAEAGVEAGLDALLSEHGVEVDKGIVADPQFNSGNPFVIVSLFYGKHELTAPLQQRKLNIEFPVARSLTVLRQGMAPGVRAEAVVLTSPYAWVETTPEADASFTDGEKSGQLTLVAAVTRDTRDAQDKRFDEARMVVVGDSEILLDPNWGHEANRNLVMNALAWATKQVEKITIRPPDREVSTLQMDRVMLERIRFVSTDLLPLSLMGLGLAIWLTRRNK from the coding sequence CTCACCGCCACCAAGGCCGTCCTGGGCCTGGCGCTGCTGGCCGCGTACTTCGCCACCAACTTCAAGCAGTTCGGACAGTTCGCCTCGCGCCGCTCCAGCTTCTTCTTCGGTACCACGGTGCTGCTGGCGGTGGTGACGCTGTGCGGGCTGCTGACCGTCAACTACATCGCCTTCAAGAAGAACAAGAGCTGGGACCTGACGAAGCAGAAGATCTTCACGCTGGCGCCCCAGACGAGCGCCACGCTCACCGGGCTCAAGGACAAGGTCCGCGCCATTGGCTTCCTGCCCGCCAGCCACCCCGGCTACGACACGCTGGAGCAGCTCTTCCAGCGCTACGCCGCCGAGGCGCCCGAGAAGTTCGAGTACAGCTTCAAGGATCCGCGCCGCAACCCGGACCTCGCGGCGAAGTACCAGCTCAAGGAGGGACAGGCGACGGTAGTGCTGGTGCGCGGCGAGGGCGCCAACGAGGCGCACACCACCCTGGGCATCATCTCCGAGCAGGAGCTGACCAACGCCCTCATCAAGCTCAGCTCGGTGGGCTCGCAGAAGGTGTACTTCCTCTCTGGCCACGGGGAGTGGCCGCTGGAGCAGGAGGCCGGCACGCCGAAAGACCCGGGCGCCAGCCTCTCCGAGTTCCGCAAGCAGCTGCTCCAGGAGGGCTACACCTCCGAGGAGCTCAACCTCGCCGGAAAGAAGGAGGTCCCACGGGACGCCGCGCTGCTCATCCTCGCCGGCGCGAAGACGCCCTACACGGCGCCGGAGGCCGAGGCCCTGGGCACGTACCTCGCGTCGGGAGGACGAATGCTCTACTTCGCGGAGGCGGGCGTGGAGGCCGGCCTGGACGCGCTGCTGTCCGAGCACGGCGTGGAGGTGGACAAGGGCATCGTCGCCGATCCGCAGTTCAACAGCGGCAACCCCTTCGTCATCGTCTCCCTGTTCTACGGCAAGCACGAGCTGACGGCGCCGCTGCAGCAGCGCAAGCTCAACATCGAGTTCCCCGTCGCGCGCAGCCTCACGGTGCTGCGCCAGGGCATGGCTCCCGGAGTCCGCGCCGAGGCCGTGGTGCTCACCTCCCCCTATGCCTGGGTGGAGACTACTCCAGAGGCGGACGCCTCCTTCACCGACGGCGAGAAGTCCGGCCAGCTCACCCTGGTGGCCGCCGTCACCCGGGACACCCGGGACGCACAGGACAAGCGCTTCGATGAGGCGCGCATGGTGGTGGTGGGTGACTCGGAGATCCTCCTGGACCCGAACTGGGGCCACGAGGCCAACCGCAACCTGGTGATGAACGCCCTGGCCTGGGCGACGAAGCAGGTGGAGAAGATCACCATCCGCCCGCCGGACCGTGAGGTGTCCACGCTGCAGATGGACCGCGTCATGCTGGAGCGCATCCGCTTCGTGTCCACCGACCTGCTGCCCCTGTCCCTGATGGGCCTGGGGCTGGCCATCTGGCTGACGAGGCGCAACAAGTGA